DNA from Pelodiscus sinensis isolate JC-2024 chromosome 1, ASM4963464v1, whole genome shotgun sequence:
cacctccttttcccaggctcccccagttttgttcaataaagagagattctatttttgaccacacgttttctttattttgtacatcaggaaggggggctagggaagggtaagcggaaggaggtgaggaaggaatggggtactaacccccgatggggaggactgggctggctctgcgggcttctgggggtggaagctctcctgcagccccccaattgctccctctccccagatggcagcctgcggcaagtgcagctggtctgatggccaagtgctgtgatgtgcccagtgtgggcactaagggcactccaagacaggactgctttgcaagcggggcacccctgagaactgtctgtccggggtgggggtcgggtccctttaagcacagccctcggctagcctgaggcagcatctccacgctctaagtcctcctctgatgccctgccggcactgcttccggccatccttaaccccggttcagggtccccttaatgtggacatggtagttcgaattagcaaaacgctaattagaactagttttttagtctggatgcgttagttcgaattagcttagttcgaattaactaagttagttcgaattagcgctgtagtgtagacataccctgagatattctgtactggggaagccctttcaactggtcaccaaccatgcacccctcagatggattaataacatgaaggacaccagtgcctgaatcatgaggtagtacttcccgctccaaccctatgacttctgtatgttacactgggccagggaaggctcatgcaaacacagacttctcccaagtggaaggagacgatgaagaggaaggtccaccaatggacactctcttaagggggagtgtttgtgacagaggatacccaccatgcatggttcagcgggggctaatcatgatctgtgggctatgccccttcatacttgctgggaatgctccaactggaaccaggatataaaagggagcagctcagttctgtctaggctgacagctgaagggagcagaggtgctttgcaggcttttgtggagggactgccagtgccctaggatgcagaaaccagccagcctgtggttccagttgacccccccacaaccatccaatgccacagatggaggcgagaccacggagttactgagatgacctgctgcagaagaatggtgggaagtaatctatgtgaactaagcattattgagttgaggtattaggctttgactctgcatgttttggaagaaaccccattgagctgcaagacaaggccctgggctgggaccctgtggagtaggtagagcctggtggagaagggctggccactaggcaacactggtttgccgcaaagggtggttgagcactaggttgcacggtcgtacctagaagggcttgggtcattgagctgaagagcctcattaaagggctgctgcactgaccctgactattaggcaatgctgctctaagaaccaggcctgctatggtggttggggagactaggccacttgggctgccttagttctttaactcctccacaacctgataccatccaaacagggtggacctaccctgtgacaggtgacttaattacagtctataatatctgcatggggaaatatatgtaatgacctagcagagaaaggcatgacatgatccagtggctacaaactgaaacaggatacattcagatgggaaataaggtctaccttttcagtggtgggatattagccattcaaaccattcaccaagagtcaaggtgattattttaaaatcaagattggatttttttctgaaagttctgctttaggaattattttggcaatttctaaggcctgtgtcatacagaaggcctgactagttgatgacaatcatcccttttggccttggaatctatgtattccatgaacctgcttcagtcattgcatattgctcctttgtatgcccaccttctaactttcaccctctgttgtagagtctgaggcagctcttggaagtctccggtgaatataagatccttctacctaaagggaaatttcaagccatctgcagtgctctgcacgaccgggtgaggggaacttgttcttgtatcacttgagcttaagctcagcagatctgaagcatattaacaataaacatcttttgaatgctagtgaagagcccggagaccttcttATGCCTTATtagtttctgctggcttaagaataagcagatagtggtctcattttattagctaaaatccagctcagtttgtaaagcaattttagcataagccagttattagagggagttagagttatatagtaaaaactgatcccatccaaatggggaggacctatcctgtgacagggtgacttaattgcagtctataatatctatgtggggaaacatatgtaataatctagcagagaaaggcataacgtgagccaataactagaaaatgaagctggacaaattcagactgcaaataaggcctacatttttatggtggaataattaaccatttgaaccagttaccaagggtcaagtcttgattcaattagctctgctgctaaaaacactttgaaagcaggaacttctgttatccagtgtatcggtcattgtttctgattcttgttgtgcagtcagtaccatttattttgggttcagagctctatttggaaaggtaggaagtgagtgcttagaaattaattgagcatcttcttttcagttgcttgttctgattagttttcctttgatcacttctcttcttcccacagatctgttctccaactcagcagctcatcatggaaaatcaaatggagctgtgctattgtatcctactgctaggtaggggaagagactccaaattacacagtagtttccttgtaacttccttcttttgtaggtgtagtaagaatgagctttcagttgttagtgaggatgtgatttcttcctttgcagcccgttcttctcctgatgacctcatagcatttctgcactcgcagctgaagattgagaatgagactgttcgtgtggcatccctgaatctgctcacagctattattggtgctgactgtaagtaacacaggagtaactgtgactgctgcgatcatcgccatcgtgctgggggttgagttggggacatccagagctaaaagcatgagctgctataggttgatctaaagaaccaaggctttgcaggcatggtagggctataacatactcatgatctctgcaaatggggcacaggggcggatatagggcagggcgagcggggtggccgccccgggtcccgcgcttcaaaaagccccgcgcacgcgccgtggtgccaccgcacatgcgcatggcgtcactgtgcatgcgccgtgtcaaggggggggggaccgtggaattatgctgcccggagccccgcaaaacggtcatctgctcCTGCTGTAACACATggagtcatatagtcatagattattagaactggaagggaccttgagaggtcatcaagtccagtcccctgccctcatggcaggaccaagcactgtctagatcatccctgataggtgtctatccaatctgctcttaaatatctccagtggtggagattccacaacttccctgggcaatttttcacagtgtttaaccaacctaacagttgggacgtttttcctaatgtccaacctaaacctcccttgctgcaatttaagcccattgtttcttgtcctatcatcagaggccaaagagaacaatttttctcccttctccttgcgacacccttttagatgcatgctcaccagagggttggaaattcactaaagggacccagtgctgctctaagttactcccatgtggtcacacagaaatcaacagggttaattaagtgctgaatgtagcctaagaTATTTTCAAGgttcaaatacaaatgtaatcttgtggcggatgcatgttaataataatgagataaaaacaaaatagtactcctgactgaataagtattagacactctagaatagattccaaattctgctatactggtggtaaacacagactaacttcactaacctccatttgtctaactctcttacaatatttccatcaggatagtatgatggtgctatttacagaagtggaaatacttcagacttagactggtataactgagatcagagtctggtcctatatttcccccgctgattctgtatatgagtgaagcttgATAGTACTCTCAAATAGTgcccaggacacattctaatgtggagcatgagtgtttggaacaaagatatactatactgcccacttctccttatctttcagtgcctgagacaagagttagaaagtttctgattgtgaaggcagtgcaatctgctctcagtgatcagagtgctaaggtaagattgtgtgtggaatagtggtattgctgttaatatctgggaagtatttcactcagtggagagtctggcaatgagacacatttttaggctgagattattaatagggtttcaattaatcacagttaactaaaaattaatgcgattaaaaatggaaatttattaaatatttttgtggttttttacattttcaaatatattgatttcaattacaacacaatgacaagtgtgtactatgcactttatattatttttataacaaacatttgcattgtaaaaatgacaaaagaaataatatttttcaattcatctcatagaagtgatgtagagcaatctctttagcgtgaaaatgcaacttacaaatgtagatattttttgttaactgtaacgaaacaatgtaaaactttagagtctacaagtccattcagacctacttcttgttcagccagacactaagacaaacaagtttgtttacatttataggagaaaatgctgcctttttcctaattacagtgtcacctgaaagtgaaaactggcatttgcatggtacttctgtagccagtgttgcaaggaatttacataacagatgtgttaatcatttgtacttcagccaccattccaaagagataaaaacaaaagcaaaaggactctcatatcctgtctcatattgcatgcagaagggataataataactcgtgcataatctctacccttgcaggtgaggatggcagctctccattttgtcctgaagctgctcagttcaggaagtgtggagaattgtgcagcaggggatatggttgcATACGTTTTcagagagttcgatgtgtccaccagaaatctggtaaggagagttcttaacacttaggactcagttctgccattctggcatgctgattgttccccttgacttcagtgggagctttggatgctcaaggatgcagctggactgaaggattagagctagaatctgatcagtgatattcgtgtaaagccagggtaatgcccctgacttcagtggcattattttggatttacacaagtgtaacagagaccagaatctgattctggatatttacatctgacagtgcgacctacattccttagacctcgggcaagtcagtgaaaattctgacaacacaatctttcagtgaaatgctcttgtataaggaagcacatcttttttataaatagactctccaaagaacacaatggtgcccaatcctgtggctgctgaagcatacatcaactattagcaaaacactgaagttatgcagcctacatcaagatgtctagaacctggaaaagtttgctgcacacttcatactctgttctatgtgtactagttcaaaatcttttcaatgggtatttccagctatgggcagagtcatggactccagacacagagttccatgatgggatccatgatatacattaactttacagtaagttgttgaggatcttagctctgcctggccctttagctacgaagtgggagcttatggcagtactcaccaactgcctctttttcatcctactcatctcaaagaaagtaggaggcaactctttctcatcaggccacatttgctcttatttaaactgaaatcagtagagctaatcaatatttagtttggtgtaaggaagaacagaatttagcctatagatagactcacattcactatgcacagaatgatcaagctgcttggggcatcagaacaaacagaatggctccctctaggttctgcatatttatttccactgggcagagtctgagtggctctcctcagagataaaaagaagaaatgttcttttttgaaaatttttcaaaaaatgaatactgttcagggaactcttttatagaatcatagaacgatagggcttgaagagaattcaggaagtcatcgagtccaaccccctgctaaaagcagaaccaattccaactaaatcatctcagccagggctttgtcaagctgggactgaaaaacctctagggatggagatctcaccacctccctcagtaacccattccagtgctttaccaccctcctcgtgaaatcgtttttcctaagatccacccccccacacacaacttgagaccactgcttcttgttctgtcatctgtcactactgagaacagcctctctccatcttctttgtgtccccttgtgctggggttttcctaagcctgggttctgacccaccagttaggtgtttctgttattctcttcccttaagaatctccatcattcgaggtttttaatgccaggcttggcaaagccatggctggaataatttagttggggctggccctgctttgagcagggggttggactacatgacctcctgaggtcccttccatccttaatccatgattttatgatttgtgcactcctaatgcaatggaaaagctctcataggtcaatattcagaaaggctttgtaagaaatagacactgattctacagccagtgttttcccactagctagtaaattctatgtatctatctcatagcaggggacaaaACTTCCCTCCCAGGATGTTCAGGAAGAAAGCACTATCCAAACTATGTGCATTCACATCCTGCAAGGCCTGGACGTATCAATCACTGGAATGACCCAAGTAAGTGACATGTTGCTACTGCTTCGTGAAATAAAGACATTCTTCCGTATATCTACTGTACCTCTCCATAAGGAAGCTTCTTGCCAGTCAGGATAATGGAGGTACAGCATGTCAAGTTCATGTCAGAGATGATGGGACCtctgtatcatggaggaagcgatTCACAGTACAGACAAGATAAAAAGGAACTTCACTGGAAGGAACCATAATGCAGTGGTCTTCTGTTAATTACCACGATTGCCTGAGTGCAACGTCTCCTTAGATTCCCCATGAATACCTTGGAAATGTAGACTTGGTGATCCTGTATTTAAACAGTTATTGGGGCCGTGATTGTGCCTTCTGTATGTCTGAAAAGTGCAGGATGAATTTATGGTGCTGTCTAAGTAGCTTTATAATGCAGGGAAAGATGATTCATCTCCAGATGAAAACCAGATTGCTAATGCTCACCAAACAAGGCAGCGTACTTAAAATGTAGAGAGAGGGATCACTGGGACAGGTAGAGTGAGATGAtggcggaggggaggagaaagtgagATCGAGATAAGGTAATGAGATAGGGAAGGGTCAGTGATGACTAAAAGGAGAAGGTGCATGACAGAAGGATTCAGCCAGTAGGAGGTGGGGGAATGAAAATAGCCAAGTGTTGAACTGTCTTGCTCTTCTGTGCAGGTGTTATGGCCAAGGCTTCTAATGTATGTGGTGCCAACTCAGTACACTGGCACTTTGAAGCCTCTCTGCAGATGCCTCCAGGAAATGGCTGAGAAAAAGATGCaagaaggaggagaagctgcttgcCTGGACTACAGTGGACAAGGTTTATAACAGAAACTCTTTCATTTATTCTCACCAGCCACTATGAAAtgaccagattcagcctgttccaATTCTCTCATCTTCAGTCAAGAGACTAAAAGGAATGCAGGATGGTCTTGGGATTAAAACATGGCAATGGGAGGGAGCTAGAATTTGGGGGTTCTGGTTCCAGATCACCACCAAAATTCTGATATAACATTGGGGAAATCActtgctctctctcagctttcccacttgtgAAATTGAGGACTAATTAACGCCAGTTTCTTAGAGGTGCTATGAGGAGGAATTAACTcatgtttgtaaaacacttttgaGATGCTCTGCCTGAAAACTctatggaaatgcaaatattatcAGCTGCATGCAACATTGGTGGGCATATTGGAAATGGCTAGGTGAACAACATCAGCGGGATTCTCCAAAGTCTGGCATAATTAAGGATCTTCTATTTCTTTTCCCAGGGAAACTCCCTACACCTCAGGGATTGCTGGCACGACTCCTGGTAAGTAGACCATGGAGAACAGGTTTTCTGAGAAATGTGAAGTGGAACAGTTAagtataaaaatcagttttccagCTAAATGCTTTAGGCTGAAGAATGTGTATGATTGggtctctctccaccctccccgatcagacagagacacactGTTCTACACCCTCATGCTAGTTAGAATACTTTCTTCTTTAGGAAGTCACTGCAGTAGAAGCAGCAGCTCTACAGTGTGTAGTCTCCACAGTGAGAGAATCTGAAATATTTCCTCCTTCAGGAACAAGCTGGTATCTTCCTGCAGAACTTAGCCTGTGCTTTCTCCCTCATTGACAGGTTGTAGCCTCATCTCCTTATGAGAGAGAAGGACAAGGATATTCTGTCTTGCAGCTGCTAAAAGCCTTGCACCAAAATATCCATGCAGCAGTGGGTGAGATGTGGGGAGTAAAgattccagctctgctgcagcacctTGAAGGTAAAGTGCTAGTTGGGAGTGACGTGGTCCATGGAGGatagaagagaaagcagaaaatgcaGATTCCTATTGACATGTGTGGTGCCATCCATGTTGCAGTCCGTGGGAATAGTGTGGAATTGAAACTGGGGTTCTAGACACCTCACTTTTTCTACAATTGTGAACCAGTGAGCTAACTCCAGTGTCAAACCGGGGGCCAACCACTTAGGATGGAATCAGGCCAGTAAGGTTTCAGTTGAATGACCATTTTACAGCAGAATCTCCCTGCTCTTAGCTAGGTGGTTATTTAGGAAGGTCAATACACATGAAACTGGAGGTTTGCGAAACTCTTATGCACTGTTTTTGTGGTCACAAGTACAGTCTGATTTttgcaaactgaatttttctgaaaaattaaaccgtagggctacgtctagactggcatgattttccgcaaatgcttttaatggaaacgtttttccattaaaagcatttgcggaaaagagcgtctagattggcacagatgcttttctgcaaaagcactttttgcagaaaagcgtccgtgccaatccagacgcggttttgcgcaggaaagccccgatcgccatttttgtgatcggggcttctttgcgcaaaacaataccgcattgtctacattggccctcttgtgcaaaagcatttgcgcaagagggcttttgcctgaatgggagcagcatagcatttccacaagaacactgacaatcttacatgagatcatcagtgttcttgcggaaattcaagcggccagtgtagacagctggcaagtttttccgcaagagcagatgattttgcagaaaaacttgccagtctagacgcagcctatgtttCTTGTCAAGATTAGTTCAATTTAAAAACCCacagtttttctttctgtaaGGAAACTTAATCCATATATTAGCGATAGAATCCATGCCTGTCACAACAAAGCTATGTTGACCAAGTGGGTGCCCTACGTATAATGTGTAATCTAGGTATTGTAGGCCTGATGTCTTTCACCAATTTTACAGTCGTATGaaactattgacatcagtgggaaaaaacTTAGCGTTggttgtgtctatactacagggttatGTCAATATACAAAGCTAGGACAATATAGTCTCTGTACTATGTAACTGTGAGCCAGCAAGCTAAGTtgcacaacttcagttatgtgaataatgtatctgaaatcgatacacttagatctacttaccagatGCTTTCCTGTCAACTCTACCTACTGTCCTCATTCTGGTGGAATTCTGGAATTGACAGGAGAGTACTTGGTGGTCAATTTATCGTATATATACTGGAGGCAATAAATTGACCCTTTCTGGATCAATCGCTGCCTATTGATCCAGTGGTTAGTGTAGGTATACCCTAAGTGACGCACAATCCCAATGTGTTTCTGATATATATTGGACCCTACAATTTTCAAGTGggcttgctattaaaaaaaaaagagctgtatcttcccttgctgctgtttctgTACAGAGTCCACAGCACTATGTTCTACAGACATTAAAGAAGGGTAAGTTAGAGCTGGCTGTTCAGAAACAGGGCCAGATTCTTAGTCGATGTAAATCagtataattccactgacttcagtaaagctACACCAGTTTAGGATCAAGTCAGAATCTTGTATTATGCAGGAAAAATGTGCATGCATAGTTa
Protein-coding regions in this window:
- the LOC142827165 gene encoding maestro heat-like repeat-containing protein family member 2B, which codes for MMSLLLHKEEYQDKVFEQIPWLLEQYKEDVNVFHVTKSLRQLLEVSGEYKILLPKGKFQAICSALHDRICSPTQQLIMENQMELCYCILLLARSSPDDLIAFLHSQLKIENETVRVASLNLLTAIIGADCK